The following coding sequences are from one Aethina tumida isolate Nest 87 chromosome 2, icAetTumi1.1, whole genome shotgun sequence window:
- the LOC109602176 gene encoding tumor susceptibility gene 101 protein — protein MVIDESRIKYWLSRYQNPSAVFRDIQTVTTYYQSLVPGQETYMFNDGSTKELVNLSGTIPVRYKGATYNIPICIWLVDTYPCNAPICYVKPTSDMSIKVSKYVDHSGKVYMPYLSDWAPASELLGLIQIMIVTFGEQPPVFAKSKDNEPPYPTNSFMPPMGGNFMPPYPPSAYHSSTTGYTGYPPYPQGSNTGYPPYPTPYPPYPTPGGYGQQPSMTPDMTATGTIKDEHIRESLLTAIEEKLLRKMREQFQQNQAELDTLKRTQEELKQGKVKLEGILNKMEREQNELDKNITILKDKEQELDKAIEKLSNQESIDVDDAVTTTAPLYKQLLNAFAEEAALEDAIYYMGEALRCGVIDLDIFLKQVRTLSRKQFTLRAIMQKCRQKAGLSC, from the exons ATGGTGATTGACGAGAGTCGTATTAAATATTGGTTATCTAGG TATCAAAATCCCAGTGCTGTCTTTAGAGACATACAAACTGTTACTACGTATTATCAAAGTCTCGTACCAGGACAAGAAACGTACA TGTTTAACGATGGAAGCACAAAAGAATTGGTAAATCTAAGTGGTACAATTCCTGTTAGATATAAAGGAGCAACATACAACATACCAATTTGCATTTGGTTGGTTGACACATACCCATGCAATGCCCCGATTTGCTATGTAAAACCTACTTCTGATATGTCAATTAAAGTCTCAAAATATGTGGATCACAGTGGCAAAGTATATATGCCTTATCTTAGTGACTGGGCTCCA GCATCTGAGCTGCTTGGTTTAATTCAGATAATGATTGTTACATTTGGGGAACAACCACCAGTATTTGCAAAGTCAAAGGATAATGAACCACCATATCCCACAAACT CTTTCATGCCACCAATGGGAGGAAACTTTATGCCTCCATATCCTCCTAGTGCTTACCATTCATCCACGACAGGCTACACTGGATATCCACCATATCCACAAGGTTCAAACACTGGCTACCCACCTTATCCAACTCCTTATCCTCCATATCCAACACCTGGAGGTTATGGACAACAACCATCTATGACACCTGATATGACTGCCACTGGTACAATTAAAGATGAACATATAAGAGAGTCACTTCTCACTGCTATTGAGGAAAAATTATTGCGAAAAATGCGAGAACAATTTCAGCAAAATCAAGCGGAACTGGATACTCTGAAAAGGACTCAAGAAGAACTTAAACAGGGAAAAGTCAAACTTGAGGGAATACTCAATAAAATGGAAAGGGAACAA AATGAATTGGACAAGAACATCACCATTCTTAAAGATAAAGAACAGGAATTGGACAAAGCTATTGAAAAACTGAGCAATCAAGAATCAATAGATGTTGATGATGCTGTTACTACCACAGCTCCACTTTACAAACA ATTACTGAATGCTTTTGCCGAGGAAGCTGCCTTAGAAGatgcaatttattatatggGAGAAGCATTACGTTGCGGTGTTATCGACTTAGATATATTTCTCAAGCAGGTGAGAACATTGTCAAGAAAGCAGTTTACGCTCAGAGCTATTATGCAAAAATGCCGTCAAAAAGCCGGTTTATCttgctaa
- the LOC109602175 gene encoding m7GpppX diphosphatase, which yields MESVQSENACSPAKKLKVDDCVKEYVHDDIKDLSEFKLDKIINNNTNRKSVCLKGTFASKTGDALVLLEKTAFAEESLLKDNSYFSKDCSLEKIFHNDIYGDYRYFPKVELNGIKATIIHPATEKHIVKFSAQKLYIVDETPKIYNEIVQPFLMKEQFNLQWVFNILEHKSEADRIVFEDTDPETGFVLIPDLKWSGELDTFYLLAIVNKRNIKSLRDLTPEHLPLLKNIQEKACKIIEEKYKLEASQLRIYLHYQPSFYHLHIHFCYLRHEAPGILAEKAHLLSNVISNIEIAPDYYKKVTLPFTVRENDNLFTELVKAGIVKKFSLNND from the exons atggagtCTGTTCAAAGTGAAAACGCATGTTCGCCAGCCAAAAAGTTAAAAGTGGATGACTGTGTGAAAGAATACGTGCATGACGATATTAAAGACTTATCGGAGTTTAAATTAGACAAAATCATTAACAACAATACCAACAGAAAAAGTGTATGCTTAAAAGGAACTTTTGCTTCAAAAACGGGTGATGCCCTAGTACTTTTAGAGAAAACTGCTTTTGCAGAAGAAAGTTTACTAAAAGACAACAGTTACTTCTCCAAAGATTGttctttagaaaaaatatttcataatgatATTTATGGCGATTACAGATATTTTCCCAAAGTGGAGCTAAatg GGATTAAAGCCACAATCATTCATCCCGCAACCGAGAAGCATATTGTAAAATTCTCagcacaaaaattatatattgttgatGAGActcctaaaatatataacgaaATTGTCCAACCATTTTTGATgaaagaacaatttaatttacag tgggtgtttaatattttggagCATAAATCTGAAGCAGACAGGATTGTGTTTGAAGATACTGATCCAGAAACTGGTTTTGTTCTTATACCTGATTTAAAATGGAGTGGTGAATTAGATACGTTTTACCTTTTAGCTATTGTAAATAAGAGGAATATTAAATCACTTCGTGATCTTACTCCAGAACACCTtcctttgttaaaaaatattcaagaaaaaGCATGT aaaATCATTGAAGAAAAGTATAAATTGGAAGCTTCGCAACTGAGGATATACTTACATTATCAGccatcattttatcatttacatATTCATTTTTGCTATCTGAGGCATGAAGCTCCTGGTATATTGGCTGAAAAAGCCCATTTACTAAGTAATGTAATAAGCAATATTGAAATAGCACCTGATTACTACAAGAAGGTCACATTGCCATTTACTGTCAGAGAGAATGATAACTTATTTACAGAACTAGTAAAGGCTGGAATTGTtaagaaattttctttaaacaatGACTAA